The nucleotide sequence TGGCGCCCCCTCTGTGCTGTGTCCCCAACTAACAGCTGTGATCTGCCATGGGTAGAGGGTAACCGTCCGTGTCTACAGTTAACCATTTTCACTGTGTTCTCTTTCTCGCTGTTGGAACTGGCACTCTGTGCTTTCTTGTTGAGGATATCCATAATACTTGTGCTGAGTCACTCTGAGTTCAGTGAAGGGGgaaaagttctatttttagctgCTGCAGGCCCCGTGAGGGCAGCGGGTTGAGTGGAGCCAAGCGCACCTGTCTGGGTCAGGCCCACCTAAGAGAGACTCCCTTCCGAATTAAAAGGGACTTCTGACCACTGAATAAAGTCCTCAGAAACACGTTTGCTCTTCTTGTACCCCAtgagggatttttctttcttccttcagaaacagaaaattcttaaagtttAAAAGTCTACATAGTGAAAGATTGTTGGTGTCTGTTTCCAGCATTCATTTTTCCTCAAAGTTTGGCTGTTCTGGTGATCCTCCCGGTTTCATGCTCCTGAGGGCACTGTCCTGAGATGTCCCCCGTCTGCTGGAGCCTAACACCCTGCTCATGACCTTGCAGACAAAACAGAGCTTGGGAGTGCGCTCAGCACTGTGGTGCGCTCCATGCTGCCGTTTCTGTTGCAGTTATCAGTGTTCACTTAAGAACAGAAAAACTTAGCCTTGTTTTCTCTAGACTGTGAGCAACTAGAGGAGCTATGTGagatttttgcagttttttttttctccttcatactGAGTCTGGTACAAGACCTGGCTCACCTAGATATCAAATATTTTCAGTGGTGACTGACATTTAGTCACTGACCCTTGGGAAGACAGGCCATCCTGGGAGGTAcattaatattttcacattttgtcGTAAGTGCCATTGAGGGTACTTTATTGGTAAAGTACGTGGACTGGATCAGATTGGCAGACCTGTAGTGTTCCAGCTTTTATGTTGTTTAAGCATTGATAACGTATTTCATTTGGAACGTGGAAGATTTGTGAAACCTTTACATACAAACAAGGGTGTACGAATGCCTGGCAGGAAACTAATGTGTATTTCTGTTCTCACACAGAGCTCCGGTATCGAGACTTTAGTGGAGGAGCTCTGCTCCAGGCTGAAAGACCTTCAGAGTAAGCAAGGTGAGCACACAGCTGCCAGAAGACCGTCTGCACGCAGTGGGCTGTGGGCACTGTGAGGCTTCATTCAGGAGATCCTAGAATTGGCCAAAGACAAGAAGCCAGTCTTTGTTTTTGGTGTGTCGCCATCCAGCATCATGCTGCGTCTTCAGCTGTTAGTGGCTTCTGGGTTACCCTTTGCAGTCACTTGTAGATTGATCCCTGCTCTCAAAGGAGTAACATAATCCACAGGTGCCAtcatggggcagggtgggggtggggatgtttTGTTTCATCTTCACATGGAAGCTTAGGGATCAGGAGCAATATTTCCTCTTTCCCATCTTCATACCCCAAAGGTGTTGACACGGTATTTCAGGTTCCAAAGGAACTTATGCCTTGACTCTCAGGTTTTTTGGGAAAGGCAGTCTGGAGGCTCATTAGAGTCCTTTTGATTCGTGAAGCCTTACAGCTTCTTGTGGCAACTTTTCTGCAAGCCCTTAGAATGAAAGCCCCATGTCAAGGTCAAGGGTCTTGGTCTCCTTGTCCTCTTCATGGCCATTCTGCTACCTACCAAGCCTTGAGCCACCTTGCACAGTTTGTTTTTAACCTAAAGCAGTACCATGAGCTAAGCTGAACATATAgccctttgcttttattttagttGACACACAGCCCTTGCTCACCTAGATGTTGTAACAGAGAACTGGATTTTCTCTAAAATCGGTATCAGTCAAGATGAGGCAGTGCAGAGTCCATGGGTGCAGAATTTTGTGAGAATCTCAATAGATGTTCTCTCCTGGTGAAATTAATAGAGGATTTCAGTCTCTTAATCAGGTGCCTCTAGAGCACTGGATCAGTGATGAGGTGAATAGCTCTCTCCTCCAGCCCATTGTTCCTATGGGTAAGTTAGAGAATTCCCTCTGGTGCTgtgaagaaatagatttttattaaaaggacAGATGGTATAGAGTTCTTTTTAAGCCACAAAGCCTGTGTAATTTCTGACAAGTTACttgagaaactttaaaaacaggAGCATTTATTAATTAGATAAAAGACaaatctttctgaattttttgtttcataaCAGAAGAGAAGATTCACAAAAAGTTAGAGGGGTCTCCCTCTCCAGAGGCAGAATTATCCCCTACAGCAAAGGATCAAGTGGAAATGTATGTAAGATTGTATTCAGTGATAAAGTGTGCATTTGTTAAAATCAGACTAATAACTGCTGTGTGGTTTTCGGTTTTTGTTCATTGTCTTGTATTTAGTTTCATATCTAATAACTCATGAAACACTTGAACAATTACTATGTGCTTGCACTGAGAATTCAGAGGTAGATAAGATGGTTCTATCCTTATCATACATACTGAatcaatatttgtgaaatgaatggaGCAGGCAAGGTTATTATTTAAAGTCCATTCATGTGCAGTCACACCAGTCTTTGGAGACAGCTGCAAGAAAGTGTATTACATACAAGGAGACCAAGTGTCTACTGCCGCTTACAAAGAAATGTGGGCAAGTCATTGACCTTGTCAAGGTTGTTTCCTGAAgatgctcttctttctttgtaaatGGTTAGTAAAATCAGCTTCACTATAAGCAGAACTTCCTTACTAtacattttatttgcatcttctgAACTTCTAGAACCTAAGGTGACTATATCTTTTATTGGTTGGTGTGGACCTGTGCTGTCCAGCATGGTCTCTATAAGTTGCGTGTGGCTATTtagcacctgaaatgtggctatACTTCAAATTGAAATGTGttataaatgtaaattctcaccagatttcaaagacttggtataaaaaagaatgtaaaatattacattaatatttttaactacCAATTACATGCCAAAAAGATAATGTGATGGATGTATTTGGTTACATAAGATACATTATTGAATTTAGCTGCACCTTTTCTTCTTAAACTTTTAATGTGACCCCTTAAAAATTACATGTGAGGCTTACCATGTATTTCTATTAGACAGCTCTAGTAGAGGCTGAAAAGGAGAATCAGGTGTAGACCCTTTGAAAACATGGCCTTTTATCACTTCACGTGTGACCTTGACTGTTGACTCCAGAGTGACAGTCCCCTTGGTAGGCAACCCAACTCTAGATTCTTGCTTTGGCAACCCGTCTTGGTCTGAGATCTGTGATGGCTACCAGCTTCTCGGCAGATTGGAAACTCTCATTGTCATCAAGTCCTCTAAAAGCAGCCTCCCTGACTTTTACTGTTCTGCATTTCCCGTACTCACTGGTTTCCTCCGGTTTTGTGTCTACATACAGACTCCCGTGCCTCATAAGTAGTACTCCCTAAGCTGCTCTGTTTCTGGGGCGTCAAGGCTCTGCTGTGGTCCACTTTTTCTAGTGGTTCTAGGCTGCACCAGCATCCTCTTTTCTGAATACTTGAACATCCTCGATAACCCCTACTGTCTCTGAGGGCCTGTGTGATGCCAGGCATTTCTCCTGAGAACACTCGTGTGGTGACAGCCACCATGTAATATTCCGGCTCCTCTTGTACATTTATTCCTGTACTATCACAGCTCTGTGAGGTGGATGATAGTATTACCTGCGTTTCGCAGGCCATGGAGAAGTTGTGTCACATGCCTAAGGTCACCCTGGTCAGGGCAGAGTCAGGGTTCATAATCGGGGAGCGCAGCTTCAGATCCCAGGCTCTCCAGCCTGTTTCCCCTGCTCCCAGGAGCCTCATGAGGTAAGTCCTGTCCTCACCGGCTCAAAGCTGAGAATGTGGACCTAGACATCAGATGAGGAGCTTAAAGTCACATGCATAGTAAATGACGTGAACTGAGATCCAAATGCAGATATTTCTTCTGGAGATtacattcttttctctgtgttgtaTCTGTCCTTTGTGACTTCTTAGTTAAAACGACGACTTTAAAGATAAAACCTGTCCTCTTCCCTATTTTCTAAATACTCTTTTAGTGCTCACCTCAGTGCTGAACATAAATAAAGGTGCTTGATACATGTGACTAAACAGAGAGCATGTTTCactgtattattcatttttcttaaaagttggTAGTTTGTGGATGACGTAAATGTTGACTGCTAAAGTGAACTAGCCCGTTGCCCCGCCTGGGAGGGAAGGTGGTTTTGCTGTATCTCGCACATCTGAGTGCCTGATTCTGAACTCTGTCCTCTGTTTTGCAGGTACTATGAGGCATTCCCACCACTGTCTGAGAAACCAGTTTGCCTGCAGGAAATCATGACTGTGTGGAACAAGTCTAAAGTCTGTTCTTACTCTAGCTCTTCTTCATCATCCACAGCCCCACCAGCTAGCACAGACACATCCTCCCCCAAGGACTGCAACAGTGAAGGCGAAGCCATCAGGGAAAGAAGCAGCGAAGTGCCCACCACTGCACACGAGAAAACCCGGAGCAAAAGTAAAAGCGAGAAGGAGAACACATTCAGTCACGGCACAGTGGAAGAAAAGCCTGCTTTGTACAAAAAGCAGATCCGACACAAGCCCGAAGGGAAGATTCGCCCTCGCTCCTGGTCCTCTGGCTCAAGCGAAGCAGGCTCAAGCTCGAGTGGCCATCAGGGAGAGTTAAAAGCATCCGTGAAGTGTGTGAAAGTGAGACACAAGACCCGAGAAATTCGAAGCAAAAAAGGGCGAAATGGGCCAAGTAGGCTGTCGCTGAAGGCCAGCGACAGGGCCGAGAGGGGCGTGCCTGTGGggggcagcagcagcggcagTGGCGGGGGCTCCATCAAGCCGCTCTGCCGGCGTGGGAAGAGGCCCCTGAAGGACCCGGCGAGAAGGGACATTGGAAGCACCGAAGGAAGAGACCTGTCCCTGGAGACCAGAAACGACAGAGAATATAAAGAGGAACCCCTGTGGTATACCGAGCCCATCGCTgagtattttgttcctttgagtAGGAAGAGTAAACTAGAGACCACGTACCGAAACCGACAGGATACGAGTGATCTGGCATCAGAGGCAGTGGAAGAGTTGTCGGAATCAGTGCACGGTCTTTGTATCAGCAAcaataatattcataaaacataCCTCGCAGCAGGTACTTTCATTGATGGTCATTTTGTAGAAATGCCTGCAGTTATCGATGAGGATATTGACCTCACTGGGACCTCATTCTGTTCTCTCCCAGAGGACAACAAGTATCTGGATGATATTCATCTATCAGAATTAACACACTTCTATGAAGTGGATATTGATCAATCCATGTTGGATCCTGGTGCCTCAGAAACAATGCAAGGAGAAAGTCGGATCTTGAATATGATTCgacaaaaaagcaaagagaaaacagattttgagGCAGAATGTTGCATAGTGTTAGATGGGATGGAGTTGCAAGGGGAACGTGCAATATGGACAGACTCCACCAGCTCTGCGGGTGCTGAGGGCTTCTTCCTGCATGACCTCAGCAATCTGGCTCAGTTTTGGGAGTGCTGTTCATCCAGCTCTGGCGATGCCGACGGAGAGAGTTTCGGAGGAGATTCTCCAATTAGACTCTCTCCGATCTTGGACAGCACAGCACTCAATCCGCATTTGCTTGCTGGCAATCAGGAGCTCTTTTCAGATATTAATGAAGGATCTGGCATAAACTCGTGTTTTTCAGTGTTTGAAGTGCAATGCAGTAATTCTGTTCTACCATTTTCGTTTGAAACTCTCAACttgggaaatgaaaatacagattctaGTGCTAATACGCTTGGGAAAACCCAGTCTAGATTGCTAATATGGACCAAAAATAGTGcctttgaagaaaatgaacactGTTCTAATCTTTCAACAAGAACTTGTAGCCCATGGTCCCATTCAGAAGAAACACGTTCAGACAACGAGACATTAAATATTCAGTTTGAAGAGTCCACACAGTTTAACACAGAAGATATTAATTACGTAGTTCCTAGAGTCTCGTCGAATTATGTAGATGAAGAACTTCTAGATTTTTTGCAAGATGAAACTTGCCAGCAAAACAGTAGAACACTAGGAGAAATTCCTACCTTAGTTTTCAAGAAAAAATCGAAACTAGAATCTGTCTGTGGTATTCAGCTAGAGCAAAAGGCGGAACACAAAACCTTGGAAACTGCACGAGGGTGTGGTGAAAGCGGTCCACATGGAGGTGGCTACAGCTCAGGGGTTATTAAAGACATTTGGACAAAGATGGCAGATGGGGCATCGGCTACGGCAGACGTGGAAAGAGCGGATGAGGAGTTGTTTCCGCCAGACGTCAGTAGCTACTGCTGCTGCCTGGAGGTTGAGGCCGAGGCCGAGACCCTGCGGGAGCCTCACAAGGCTGTGCAGAGGTCCGAGTACCGtctgtgggaggggcagaaagacaGCCTGGAGAAGAGAGCTTTTGTTTCCGGGGAGCTGTCGAAGGTGGACGGTGGAGACTATACCACACCCTCTAAACCTTGGGATGTGGCCCAAGACAAAGAGAACACATTCATTCTCGGAGGAGTTTATGGAGAGCTCAAAACCTTTAGTAGCGACGGGGAGTGGGCCGTCGTGCCGCCCAGCCACGCCAAGGGGAGTCTGTTACAGTGTGCAGCTTCCGACGTGGTGACCATAGCTGGGACAGACGTCTTCATGACCCCAGGGAACAGTTTTGCTCCTGGTCACAGGCAGTTATGGAAGCCCTTTGTGTCGTTCGAACAGAACGATCAGCCGAGGAGTGGGGAAAACGGATTACATaaaggattttcttttatcttccatGAAGACCTACTAGGAGCATGTGGTAACTTTCAGGTTGAAGATCCTGGGCTGGAGTACTCCTTCTCTTCCTTCGACTTGAGCAATCCGTTCTCCCAAGTTCTTCACGTTGAGTGTTCGTTTGAACCCGAAGGGATTGCCTCTTTCAGCCCTAGTTTTAAACCGAAATCCATCCTTTGCTCTGATTCAGACAGCGAAGTGTTTCATCCCAGGATATGTGGCGTTGACAGAACCCAGTACCGGGCCATTCGGATCTCTCCCAGGACTCACTTCCGCCCAATTTCGGCATCTGAGCTGTCCCCAGGGGGAGGAAGTGAGTCGGAATTTGAATCTGAGAAAGATGAAGCGAATATTCCCATTCCTTCTCAAGTTGATGCATTTGAAGACCCACAGGCAGATCTCCAACCGCTGGAAGAAGATGCCGAGAAAGAAGGCCATTACTATGGAAAATCAGAGCTGGAGTCGGGCAAGTTCCTCCCCAGGTTAAAAAAATCTGGCATGGAGAAGAGTGCTCAGACGTCCCTGGATTCTCAGGAGGAATCAGCTGGGATTCTGCCGGTGGGGAAGCAGAATCAGTGTTTGGAATGTAGCATGAATGAATCTCTGGAAATTGCTTTAGAAAGCTCAGAAGCAAATTGTAAAATAATGGCACAATGCGaggaagaaattaataatttttgcaGTTGCAAAGCAGGTTGTCAGTTCCCCACTTATGAAGATAATCCAGTTTCTTCGGGACAGCTGGAAGAGGTAGGTGGttgtctgtgtgtgttgggggtatTGAAGTTGGTTGGACTTGAATGCAGGACCAGCCACATCAGGCAATGGAAGATATGGTGGAATTATTGGGAAATTAGCTTCAGCATATGAAAATGTACATTCTTATGATTTTACATAAGGACTTAGAATGGTTTTTGACATTCATACATTTGAACTAGACAATAGACCTCTTTTGCAGAGAAAAGACATTGTAAAATCATAAGAATAGGAAATTTTGTCTTCATATGCACGCACTATGCATCATGAGAAACTGAGCATGCCAGCATTGCAGCCTTCACAGCTGATGGATTGTGCGGTGCTGGGTCACTCTGCAGCAGGCCCCGCGCCCTTCACGAGCAGAAGCGGATGGTTTCTTTAGGTTGTAACCCTGTCACATGGCTTCCGAAACGCTGGTCAGTTTAGAACTTAGGTTTTGcatgtaaaataaatgacatCTGTATAGAGTTCTCTAAGACAGATGGCAGTACATGTAAAAACCCACAATCCAAATGCAACGAAAAGGCTCCTACAGAACATATATAGATGGACCTCGCTTTTTACCAAGTGCATATTTCTAAAGCTATGGGAGTTATGTGTCAAAGATAAGGTTAATGGTAGTTTTGTGAATGGGAGTCCTTGTACCCTTTGTGACTATCTCTAAGAAGTGGTTTGAGGTTAAATTGAGTGTGCAAGAATATCACCGAAGGTAACAACTGGTTTCACAGAACACAGCGATCTGTCCATTTCTCAGCCGCTACTTGATCAACAGTGCCTGGCCTTTGTTCAGGAACAGATGATTAAAAGACATTTGGATGTGCTTGAATGTCATGCTGCTTGTGGCCAGAGAGCCACTGaatgtcctccctccctccctggccctgtgCATGCTCAATCCGCCTCCGCTATAGCTAAATCCTGCCCAAACTGCGGGGCTCTCttcagacacccccccccccccgccccacatcctaactcctcctctctccccttccctcccccccccccccccccccccccccccgcatcagAACTAacacctctcttctcttcctgtgcCTCTTTTTCTGTTGCATTTTCCATGTTTCACGGGTCATTTATGTACTTTCTCTCGTTAGGTTATAAGCTCCTTATGGAAATGGACTGTGCCTTCCTCGCTTGTGGGGCCAGTACCGGGGGGACCTGAGTGCGTGTGGTGGGAGGAAGCCCCACAGATGACTCAAGGGCCCCTGGTCTGAGTAGCCTGCCCAGAGATCATTGAGTTGAGTCCCGCCGAAACACTGAAAACCCGGCTGCCGAGAACAAAAACCAGTGATGTCATTAGCCTTTATCTGTTTGCTTATTGCCCCTCTTTTTTATCCTTGAATGTTCCTTTATGTACTTTGTATTTCACCTGGTTCcagattgggaagaaagaaacagagggaagAAGCGAGATTCTACATACCACTGCCATATTGCTTCGCTTCCTAGTATGTTGATGGATTTATGTGTTATCAGACTTCTGGGTTGCCTTGGAAGGTCTCAGCCACTAGTAAAGTCCTCAGAGGACATGGTGGGGTTGTCTCCTAGGGTTGGCGTAGCCACTGCCATCAGCCCCAGCCTCTGGGTGGCGTGGCATGGTGTAGGGCTGGGGCAGAGCTCACGTCCTGGATGGATGAACTACAGAAAGGTTGGGAGAGTGGCCAGAAGGGACCAGAGCGTGTACCTTTACACTCTCACACTGTCTGGGCAGTCTAGGGGGCCCTCTTCCCCCTTTTCCTGGGGGAGGGCAGTCTGTGAGCCCAGTTGTGAAGGTCACTATGAAAGGCTCTGTTTCAGAGCAGACTAAAAATGTAAGAATTCTAGGGGCAcgtggccagctcttgatttcagagtcatgagttcaagccccatgttgggcatagtttgcttaaaaggaaaagaaaaaccttaaagTGTaggcattttaaaagaattggtGTCCAGAAGCATGGATTCTTTTCAAAAGTTGAGTTCAATCAAGTCAAACATTTTTTGAATACCTGTTACATGCCCATCACTAAGGTAGATGTCCTTTAGGAACAAGACCCCATCCCTACCCTGGAAGATTTCAGTCTAGCTACAAAGACCACTTTGTAAATAgataatttaattgaaaaagGTAATTTATTCATACAGCAAATTCAGAAGTTATAAGAGGGTATATATATCATAGTGAATAGGTCCTTCTGAACAGCAACTGCAAACATGCGTCTTGGCACATCTTTCAGGGGTATTTATGCACGTAGAAGCAAAGACATGTTCacatgtttcctctttttttctcttttcacagaaATGGCACTTTATCCTAATCAGCCTTCCTTTTTGATTTCCTGGATACTGTTACGTTGTATGGACAGATGTACTGTGATTGACCTAGCCAGTTCCTTGCGTTTTAGGGCATCTGGGTAAATGCAATTGTAGGTAACTGGGTAGGCGGCATAGTGGAGGTGAGCACAGAAATGCCgtgggagcccagaggagagcCCGCCTAGCGGTGAGAGTTGAGGGAGGCTTTTGAGCACACCTGCGGGTCCCagggcagaagggagaggaggcGGGGGCctagaggcagaagaaagagcataagcagaggcAAAGAGGCTTGAAGTTTCTCACTTGTGCAGGATATCTGCCAGCAGTTAGTTCTTGGCTtctgaaatagaaaatggaagGTGCGGAGTGTGCCTTGGGAGCCCATTCATGCATGAGTTGGTGGCAAAAGCTttcttgtcattttcttattgtcAACTTAGTGCTATGTGCTTTAGagcacagaaaagcagagaaggctTGGGCTGTCTTCAGTTTGTGGCCCAGTCCAGGAGAGGAGCCAGTGTGCCCGAGGACAGTGTGTTGTGGCCATCAGAAAGTTCTGATGAGTGGAGAGGATGGCAGGAGCGGTCCTTGGACTGTGGCACCTGGCCCACTTGTGCCAGTGTCACATCCACTCTGGTTTGTCACCTTGTCCCCCTCACTGCCCACAGTGACCTGTGATGGATTTTTGTCCCCCTCCCTGTGACTGTGAAGGACACATAGGCCCAGAGGGACGGAGTTGCTGCCCCTGAGCCTGGTGTCCGATCTTTCCACTGCTTTGTACTTCTGTCAGTGAAGGCAAACTCAGGCCACGTAGTATCTCTTCTTGGTCTCAGCAGCCCTCTGCAGCTCTTCATTTACAatggctttcttttccttttgtgacCTAGATGAGTGGGAGCTGACTGTGGCTGAGGGCCACTCTTCCACGCTCTTCCCAGAGTAGAACTCAAAGAGAAACACCAATGACCTTTGTCTTCCAAACCTGGGAGCACTTAGCATTCATACTCAGCTTCCAGCTTCTGAAGAATTTCTGAGTAGCCCATCGGTTGCTAAAAACATTTCTGGTCAGGCTTTCTGGCTtaaatttgtgtcttctctgttTTTTCACGGTTTCATTCATCAAGTATTTGCGGGGAGCCTTCTCTGTCTGGGCACTAGTCTGGGTGTGGAGGAAGGCACAGAGCCGTCTCTGGTCAGGTCACATTCCCTGATGGCATGCCATCCATGACATTGTGTGCTGGTGGACCAGAGGCGTGGAAGGTGCAGAGCTGGCTCAGGGCTGCTTGGAGGACATGCCACTAGAAGCTGGGGCTCAGGGTGGGCTTCTCGGCGAAGGTGTCATCTGAAAACAGGCGTCCAGGTGAGAATGTGAGCTGAGCAGCtgttgggggagaggagagaagtgcCCTGGCAGAGGCTCCCGGCCCACCCATAGCTGCGTCCTCGTCTGGTCTCCCTTCCACCCTCCGTCCTCCCCAACTAGAAGTAAAGTCCATGCGTCCAATAGAGGTTGCTTAAGCCATGCCTGGTCCTCTTTGCTGTGCAACCCGGAAGCTGGAGCTAGCGAAGTGAAATGATGTCAGGAGATAATGCAGGTTCATTGAGTATGTGTTCAGTGTAGCACAGAACAGGACAAAGAAGTCTCTCCCTTTGGAATTGACTTTCAAGGggaggatgcagaaaaaaatcctaaaactatAGCAGAAACTGGCATGACTTCATGGCATGACTTCAACAGTGGGTTCAGCCcaaggtgagggtggggaggcgGAGGATGACGTTTGGGAATCAGGGAGCTGCATCCCCTCGAGCCTTTCCTTCAGGCCAGCAGACATTGTGTAGGCCTGGTGCCCTGAGGCACGCAGATGAATAGGCAtaggccctgcctctcccctctagTCTCCTCAGCTTCCAGCCTCCTCTCTGATCATGCTGACCCCTCCAGCCTGCTCGTTCGCCTGTTTCccaccctccctttctccccctcgCCCCTACTCCCACGGTCTTGGGACAGGGTCACACAATAACCAGTGTGACTGCACTCGCACGAATGAATAAACTTTGATTGCTCCGCAGCTGCCTAGGACGTTTTCTTTGCAAGTAGAAACTTGTCTCCAAGTCCATCTTCCTTTAGTGGTCCTTTGGGGATGAGGGCAACTTTTCTGTCCAGGAGGCCTCTTGCTCCTCCCAAATAGCACTAAGTTGTCATCTCACAGTGTAGGTGTGCCTTATAGAGAAGCCAAGGTCTTTCTGGAAAGGTCTAGGGGTTCTGTGAATGATGTGTCAGATGCAATTAATTTCCTTGAGCTAGCTATAGACCTTGGCTGTTGTGACTTCATTTGCATGAAGCTGAGCCTTGTCCTGCTTATATAACAGCGTGGTATGGACTACTGTTGTTGGAAAGAGCTGAGGGAGAACATAGTGAAGGTTAACTGGCCACTCTGGGTAGACAGTACAGTTTCCCCCAGTATCTAGTTTAAGAGTCTTTCTTTCTGTCAagttatattaagtgaaaaatgaagGATTGATGTATTTCTCAttagttaaataataaaaaacacacatTATTGAATCAAAAATTCTTAGATCTGGAAGACCATTTACATGTAAGAAGAACGAAGTCCTGTTAGAGGAGTGATGTTCATTGTTTGCTAAGACTGCTCAGGTTCTCAGCTTGAACACAGAGTGAGGTGTCTTCTGAAGCAGGAGGTGCATACAGTGTCCACAGGCCTTATTTATATTTAGGCCCAACATCCTCTGGTTCTCAGCAAAGCACATAGTTGGGTTATAAAGCTACGTAGCTTGGTAACTCTGCCTACGCGATTTTTATCATCCAGTGTCGTCGTCTTtgactcctccccacccccccacccccccaagaaCATGTGAAGGAAGAGACGGTCCGCTCTTCTCTGGAGCATTGCA is from Canis lupus familiaris isolate Mischka breed German Shepherd chromosome 3, alternate assembly UU_Cfam_GSD_1.0, whole genome shotgun sequence and encodes:
- the KIAA0232 gene encoding uncharacterized protein KIAA0232 homolog isoform X8, whose translation is MSSGIETLVEELCSRLKDLQSKQEEKIHKKLEGSPSPEAELSPTAKDQVEMYYEAFPPLSEKPVCLQEIMTVWNKSKVCSYSSSSSSSTAPPASTDTSSPKDCNSEGEAIRERSSEVPTTAHEKTRSKSKSEKENTFSHGTVEEKPALYKKQIRHKPEGKIRPRSWSSGSSEAGSSSSGHQGELKASVKCVKVRHKTREIRSKKGRNGPSRLSLKASDRAERGVPVGGSSSGSGGGSIKPLCRRGKRPLKDPARRDIGSTEGRDLSLETRNDREYKEEPLWYTEPIAEYFVPLSRKSKLETTYRNRQDTSDLASEAVEELSESVHGLCISNNNIHKTYLAAGTFIDGHFVEMPAVIDEDIDLTGTSFCSLPEDNKYLDDIHLSELTHFYEVDIDQSMLDPGASETMQGESRILNMIRQKSKEKTDFEAECCIVLDGMELQGERAIWTDSTSSAGAEGFFLHDLSNLAQFWECCSSSSGDADGESFGGDSPIRLSPILDSTALNPHLLAGNQELFSDINEGSGINSCFSVFEVQCSNSVLPFSFETLNLGNENTDSSANTLGKTQSRLLIWTKNSAFEENEHCSNLSTRTCSPWSHSEETRSDNETLNIQFEESTQFNTEDINYVVPRVSSNYVDEELLDFLQDETCQQNSRTLGEIPTLVFKKKSKLESVCGIQLEQKAEHKTLETARGCGESGPHGGGYSSGVIKDIWTKMADGASATADVERADEELFPPDVSSYCCCLEVEAEAETLREPHKAVQRSEYRLWEGQKDSLEKRAFVSGELSKVDGGDYTTPSKPWDVAQDKENTFILGGVYGELKTFSSDGEWAVVPPSHAKGSLLQCAASDVVTIAGTDVFMTPGNSFAPGHRQLWKPFVSFEQNDQPRSGENGLHKGFSFIFHEDLLGACGNFQVEDPGLEYSFSSFDLSNPFSQVLHVECSFEPEGIASFSPSFKPKSILCSDSDSEVFHPRICGVDRTQYRAIRISPRTHFRPISASELSPGGGSESEFESEKDEANIPIPSQVDAFEDPQADLQPLEEDAEKEGHYYGKSELESGKFLPRLKKSGMEKSAQTSLDSQEESAGILPVGKQNQCLECSMNESLEIALESSEANCKIMAQCEEEINNFCSCKAGCQFPTYEDNPVSSGQLEEIGKKETEGRSEILHTTAILLRFLFPVLNTDVQGMNRSQEKQTWWEKALYSPLFPTPECEECYTNAKGENGIEECPDGKDIPSNEERLLDFNRVSSVYEARCAGERDAGAKSNGFHRKIYSSTSSGSEGSGSEGGGEWADPGEEELFSRTHL
- the KIAA0232 gene encoding uncharacterized protein KIAA0232 homolog isoform X3, whose translation is MRPICTVVVDGLPSESSSSSYPGPVSVSEMSLLHALGPVQTWLGQELEKCGIDAMIYTRYVLSLLLHDSYDYDLQEQENDIFLGWEKGAYKKWGKSKKKCSDLTLEEMKKQAAVQCLRSASDESSGIETLVEELCSRLKDLQSKQEEKIHKKLEGSPSPEAELSPTAKDQVEMYYEAFPPLSEKPVCLQEIMTVWNKSKVCSYSSSSSSSTAPPASTDTSSPKDCNSEGEAIRERSSEVPTTAHEKTRSKSKSEKENTFSHGTVEEKPALYKKQIRHKPEGKIRPRSWSSGSSEAGSSSSGHQGELKASVKCVKVRHKTREIRSKKGRNGPSRLSLKASDRAERGVPVGGSSSGSGGGSIKPLCRRGKRPLKDPARRDIGSTEGRDLSLETRNDREYKEEPLWYTEPIAEYFVPLSRKSKLETTYRNRQDTSDLASEAVEELSESVHGLCISNNNIHKTYLAAGTFIDGHFVEMPAVIDEDIDLTGTSFCSLPEDNKYLDDIHLSELTHFYEVDIDQSMLDPGASETMQGESRILNMIRQKSKEKTDFEAECCIVLDGMELQGERAIWTDSTSSAGAEGFFLHDLSNLAQFWECCSSSSGDADGESFGGDSPIRLSPILDSTALNPHLLAGNQELFSDINEGSGINSCFSVFEVQCSNSVLPFSFETLNLGNENTDSSANTLGKTQSRLLIWTKNSAFEENEHCSNLSTRTCSPWSHSEETRSDNETLNIQFEESTQFNTEDINYVVPRVSSNYVDEELLDFLQDETCQQNSRTLGEIPTLVFKKKSKLESVCGIQLEQKAEHKTLETARGCGESGPHGGGYSSGVIKDIWTKMADGASATADVERADEELFPPDVSSYCCCLEVEAEAETLREPHKAVQRSEYRLWEGQKDSLEKRAFVSGELSKVDGGDYTTPSKPWDVAQDKENTFILGGVYGELKTFSSDGEWAVVPPSHAKGSLLQCAASDVVTIAGTDVFMTPGNSFAPGHRQLWKPFVSFEQNDQPRSGENGLHKGFSFIFHEDLLGACGNFQVEDPGLEYSFSSFDLSNPFSQVLHVECSFEPEGIASFSPSFKPKSILCSDSDSEVFHPRICGVDRTQYRAIRISPRTHFRPISASELSPGGGSESEFESEKDEANIPIPSQVDAFEDPQADLQPLEEDAEKEGHYYGKSELESGKFLPRLKKSGMEKSAQTSLDSQEESAGILPVGKQNQCLECSMNESLEIALESSEANCKIMAQCEEEINNFCSCKAGCQFPTYEDNPVSSGQLEEIGKKETEGRSEILHTTAILLRFLFPVLNTDVQGMNRSQEKQTWWEKALYSPLFPTPECEDKLQRVSPAHLSHDHSRGL